A portion of the Juglans microcarpa x Juglans regia isolate MS1-56 chromosome 1D, Jm3101_v1.0, whole genome shotgun sequence genome contains these proteins:
- the LOC121266153 gene encoding heavy metal-associated isoprenylated plant protein 39 isoform X2, with protein MKVVILKLDLHDDKAKQKAMRTVSTLSGIDSISMDMKDKKLTVIGTVDPVNVVSKLRKYWPLTTMISVGPVKAPEKKEEPKKEEPKAAEEPKKEEAKKEEAKKEEPKKEEEKKEEPKKEEDKKEEEKKKEAPPPPDPVLELVRAYKAYNPHLTSYYYVQSMEENPNACVIL; from the exons ATGAAG GTTGTAATATTGAAGCTGGATTTACACGATGACAAAGCCAAGCAGAAGGCGATGAGGACGGTCTCTACTCTTTCGG GGATTGATTCCATCTCAATGGACATGAAGGACAAGAAACTAACGGTGATAGGGACGGTGGATCCGGTAAATGTGGTGAGCAAATTGCGCAAATATTGGCCATTGACAACTATGATCTCAGTAGGGCCTGTAAAAGCACCTGAAAAGAAAGAGGAGCCAAAGAAGGAAGAACCCAAGGCAGCAGAGGAGCCAAAGAAAGAGGAAGCAAAGAAGGAGGAAGCAAAGAAGGAGGAACcaaagaaagaagaggagaagaaagaagaaccCAAGAAAGAGGAAGacaagaaggaagaagagaagaagaaagaggcgCCGCCGCCGCCAGACCCTGTCTTGGAGCTGGTTAGGGCTTACAAAGCTTACAATCCGCACCTTACCTCATATTACTATGTGCAAAGCATGGAAGAGAACCCAAATGCCtgtgttattttataa
- the LOC121266153 gene encoding heavy metal-associated isoprenylated plant protein 39 isoform X1, producing MKKVVILKLDLHDDKAKQKAMRTVSTLSGIDSISMDMKDKKLTVIGTVDPVNVVSKLRKYWPLTTMISVGPVKAPEKKEEPKKEEPKAAEEPKKEEAKKEEAKKEEPKKEEEKKEEPKKEEDKKEEEKKKEAPPPPDPVLELVRAYKAYNPHLTSYYYVQSMEENPNACVIL from the exons ATGAAG AAGGTTGTAATATTGAAGCTGGATTTACACGATGACAAAGCCAAGCAGAAGGCGATGAGGACGGTCTCTACTCTTTCGG GGATTGATTCCATCTCAATGGACATGAAGGACAAGAAACTAACGGTGATAGGGACGGTGGATCCGGTAAATGTGGTGAGCAAATTGCGCAAATATTGGCCATTGACAACTATGATCTCAGTAGGGCCTGTAAAAGCACCTGAAAAGAAAGAGGAGCCAAAGAAGGAAGAACCCAAGGCAGCAGAGGAGCCAAAGAAAGAGGAAGCAAAGAAGGAGGAAGCAAAGAAGGAGGAACcaaagaaagaagaggagaagaaagaagaaccCAAGAAAGAGGAAGacaagaaggaagaagagaagaagaaagaggcgCCGCCGCCGCCAGACCCTGTCTTGGAGCTGGTTAGGGCTTACAAAGCTTACAATCCGCACCTTACCTCATATTACTATGTGCAAAGCATGGAAGAGAACCCAAATGCCtgtgttattttataa